The Rubrobacter tropicus nucleotide sequence GCCTGATGCCCGGCACGTACCCGCCGCTCTTCTTCAGGTTGTCCGCGTGCTCGACGGGGTTGAACTGGACCGCCGTGTAGAAGTACGTGAACATGATGATCAAGAGCGCGTACAGGAAGAGGTACGGTGCCCCGTCCGTGTCGAAGAAGCCCGCGAGCCGGCTCAGGAACGAGTCCGGGTTGCCGCCGCCTGCGAACTCGGCCAGGATCACGGGGAACAGGAGCAGCGAGGAGGCGAAGATGATCGGGATGACCCCCGCCATGTTCACCTTCAGGGGCAGGTACGTCGTCCCGCCCTGGCTCATCCTGCGCCCGACCTGCCGCTTGGCGTAGGTGATGGGTATTCTCCGCTGCCCCTCGTTCACGAACACGATGGCGGCGATGATCATGACCGCCAGCAAGGCGAGGATCACCATCACCAGGATGCTGCCGTTCTCTATGAGAGACCGGATCGCGAAGGGAGCCTGCGAAAGGATCGACGCGGTGATTATCAGGGAGATCCCGTTTCCGAGGCCCCGCTGGCTTATGAGCTCGCCCATCCACATGGTGAGCATCACGCCCGTCGTCAGGGTGAAGATGACGACGACGAGATCCAGGACGCCGGCCCCCGCGAGCGCGCTCCCGCCGGCGGGAGCCCTGAAATAGAAGACCATGGCGGTCGATTGGATCAGGGCGAGCGCCAGCGTAAAGTAACGGGTGTACTGCGTGATCTTCTGCTGCCCGGCCTCGCCCTCCTTGGAAAGCTCCTGCAACCGCGGGATCGCCACCGTCATCAGCTGCATGACGATGGCCGCGGTGATGTACGGCATGATACCGAGCGAGAAGATCGCGAAGTTGTTGAAGGCCCCGCCGGTGAAGGCCCCGAAGAGCCCCGCCACGGCGCTGTTGCCCCCGGGTCCCGCCCCGCTCAACACCGTCGGGTCGATCCCGGGCAGGGGTATGTACGCGCCGAGCCTGTAGAGGGCCAGGATCATGGCCGTGAACAGGAGCCTCTGGCGAAGCTCCGGGACTTTCCAGGCGTTGGCAAGGGATCCCAACATCTTAGCGCTCCAGTACCTCGACGCTTCCGCCGCCAGCCTCTATCTTGCCCTTCGCCGTCTCGGAGAAGGCGTGGGCCCTGACCGTGACGGCCCGCCCGATCTCGCCGTTGCCGAGGATCTTGACGAGCTTGGCCTTCTTCCTGACGAGCCCGGCGGCCCGCAGCTCGTCCGGCCCTATCGTATCACCGGAGACCCCCTCGAGGTCCGAGATGTTGACCGGCGCGTAGTTGACCGGGCGGGCGACCGTGTGCCGTCCCCTGGCCTCGCCCTTGAGGCGCGGCAGGCGCCGCTGCAGCGGCATCTGGCCGCCCTCGTAGGCGGCGTGGGTGGAGGCGCCGGAGCGGGAGCCCGCGCCCTTGTGGCCGCGGCCGCTGGTCTTGCCGTGCCCCGAGCCCGTGCCGCGCCCGACGCGCTTGCGTCCGCGCGTAGAACCGGGGGCCGGGGAGATGTCGTTGAGCCTCATTATTCGTCCACCTCCTCGACGTGGACCAGGTGGCGCACCTTGTGGAGCATGCCCCTGATCTGGGGCGTGTCCCCGTGGACGCGCGAGTGCCTGATCCGCTTCAGGCCCAGGGCCTTGACCGTACGCTTCTGGTCGCCCTTCTGACCGATAACGCTCTTCATCTGTGTAACCTTCAGGGGGCTCATGACGTGATCTTCACCCCCCGCGCCTGCTCGATGTCGGCCTTGGTGCGGAGCCTCTGAAGCCCCTCGACCGTGGCCTGGACAAGGTTCACGGAAGTCGTAGAACCGAGCGCCTTCGTCAAGACGTCCTTGATCCCGGCGAGCTCCAAGACCGCCCGAACCCCGCCGCCCGCGATAACCCCCGTACCCTCGGAGGCCGGCTTGAGCAGCACGTCCGAACTCTCGAACTTGCCGATGACCTCGTGCGGGATGGTGGTGTTGCGCATGGCCACCTGGAACATGTTCCGCTTGGCGCGCTCCTGTCCCTTCTGGATGGCGGCCGGCACGGTGTTGGCCTTGCCGAGCCCGGCGCCTACCCTCCCCTTGCCGTCGCCTACGACGACGAGCGCGCTGAAGTTGAAGCGCCTGCCGCCCTTGACGACCTTGGCGACGCGACGGATCTCGACGACCCTGTCCTGGAACTCGCTGTCGCGCTGCCCACGCCCGCCACGGCCTCCGCCGCCACGGTTGTCCCTGCCGCCACGGCCGCCGGGGCCGCCACCGCGGCCGCCCTGGCCGCCGGGACCAGCCGGGCCGCCGCCACGACCGGGTCCACCCGGCGCGCCGCCCCTGTTATTTCCTCTGCCTCGACCCAAAACTTCCTCCTGGTTAGAGCTTTAGTCCGGCCTCGCGGGCGCCCTCAGCGAGCGCCGCGACGCGGCCGTGGTACTTGTTCCCGCCCCGGTCGAAGACCGCCACCTCGATGCCGGCCTCTTTGGCCTTCCTCGCGATGAGCTCCCCGACCTTGCGGGCCGCGTCCGTGCGGTTCTCGGCCTCCCCCACCTCGCGGGAGTCGGCCGCGGCAAGCGTGCGGGCCGCGTCGTCGTCGATGAGCTGGGCGTAGATGTTCACGTTCGAGCGGTACACCGAGAGGCGCGGGCGGTTCGCGGTGCCGGCGAGCTTGCGCCGGACGCGCTTGCGCCGCTTCTCCCTGTGGGCCCGCTTCTGAAGAACTGCCATTGCTTCCTCCTAGCTTCGCTAGCCGGCCTTGCCGACCTTGCGGCGGACCTGCTCGTCGCTGTAGCGGATGCCCTTGCCCTTGTACGGCTCGGGCGGGCGAACCTTCCGGATCTCCGCCGCCATCTGGCCTACCTGCTGCTTGTCGTTTCCGCGCACGATGATCGTCGTGGCGTTCGGCACCTCGAACTCGATGCCCTCCCGCGGCGCGATGGCGACGGGGTGCGAATACCCGACCTGCAGGTTCACGTCGCGCCCCTGCAAGGCGGCCCTGTAACCGACGCCGGCGATGTTCAGGGTCCTGGTGAACCCGTCCGTCACGCCCGTTACGGCGTTGTGGAGCAGGGAGCGGGTAAGCCCGTGCATCGCCCTGTCCGGCGGCGCGTCGGAGTTTCGCTGGACGACGAGGTTGCCGTCCTCCTGCTCGACCCTGACGCCGCGACCGATCGGCACGGTCAGCTCGCCCCTCGGGCCCGTGACCTTTATGCTCCGGTCAGAGAGCTCGACGTTGACGCCGTTCGGGACCTCTACGGGTGCCCTACCGATTCTCGACATCTCTTACGACCTCCCTAGTAGACGAAGCACAGGACTTCGCCGCCGATGCCCTGGCGCCTGGCCTGGTGGTCCGTCAGGACGCCCTGCGAGGTCGAGAGGATCGCCACTCCGAGCCCGTCGAGCACGCGGGGTATGTTCGTCTGCTTGCGGTAAACCCGGCGGCCGGGACGGCTCATGCGCCTGAGCCCCGTTATGCCGCGACGGCCGTCGGGGCCGTACTTCAGGCTAATGACGAGGCGCTTGTCCACGCCGGCGCCCTGCTCGGAGACCTCCTGCACGTAGCCCTCCTGCTGGAGGATGCGCGCTATCTCCGCCTTCATCTTCGAGTGCGGGATCCTCACCACTTCCTGCTTCGCCATGTGGGCGTTGCGGATGCGGGTAAGGAAATCCGCTATCGGATCCGTAACCGTCATCTTGCTACCAACTCGCTTTCGTTACGCCCGGGATCTTGCCCTCGTGCGCCAGCTCGCGCAGGCAGATCCTGCACAGCCCGAACTTCCTGTAGTAACCGTGCGCCCGGCCGCAGCGCTGGCACCGGTTGTACTCCCTTACCTTGAACTTCTGCGGCTTCTGCTGCTTGGCCAGCAACGCTTTCCTCGTCATCTCTAACTCTCCCTGAAGGGCATACCTAAGAGCCGCAAAAGCTCCCGAGCCTCTTCGTCGCTCTCGGTCGTCGTCACCACCGCGACGTCAAGGCCCCGCGTGGCGTCTATGGCGTCGTAGCTGATCTCGGGGAAAATGACCTGCTCCCGAAGACCTATGGCGTAATTGCCCCGCCCGTCGAAGCTGTTGGGGTTGATCCCCCGAAAGTCCCTCACCCGCGGCAAGGCCACGGAGATGAACCTGTCGAGGAACTCCCACATCCGCTCGTTGCGAAGCGTTACCCGAGCACCCACCGGCATCCCCTCGCGGATCTTGAACCCGGCGATGCTCTTGCGGGCCCGCCTGAGCTGGGGCTTCTGGCCGGTGATCTTCGCCAGATCCTCCATCGCGCCGTCCATCGCGCGGCTGTTGACCACGGCCTCGCCGACGCCCATGTTGACGACGATCTTCTCGAGGCCCGGGATCCTCATGGGGTTCTCGATCTCGAACCGCTCCTTGAGGGCCGGGGCGATCTCTTCCCTGTACTTGTCTTTTAGCCTAGCCATCGATGTCCCTCCCGGTCTTCCTGGCGACCCGGATCTTCTCACCCGAGTCCGTGAACCGGTAACCGACCTTCGTCGGCTCCCCGCTTCCGGGGTCGACCAGCATCACGTTCGAGATGTCTATCGGGGCGTCGAAGGTGAAGAGCCCCTGCTGGTTGTTCTGGCTCGGCCTCGCGTGGCGCGTGCGCTCGTTGACGCCCTCGACGACGAGGCGGTTCTTCTTCGGTTGAACCTCTTTTACCTCGCCGCGCTTGCCTTTCTCCTTGCCGGAGATCACGACGACCGTGTCCCCGCGCTTTATCTTGAGACCCATAAGCTAGAGCACCTCCGGGGCCAGCGAGATGATCCTCGTGTAGCCCTTCTCTCTGAGCTCGCGCGCCACCGGCCCGAAGATGCGGGTCCCCCTCGGGGCCCCGTCCTGGTTGATGATGACGCCGGCGTTTTCGCCGAAGCGGATGTACGAGCCGTCGTCCCGGCGCGTCTCCTTCTTCGTTCGCACCACCACGGCCCGCACGACCTCGCCCTTCTTGACGGCACCCCCTGGCGTGGCCTCCTTGACCGTCGCCACGATGACGTCGCCGACCCCGGCATTCCTTCTTTTACTGCCGCCGAGAACCCGGATCGTCAGAATACTCCTGGCGCCCGTGTTGTCCGCGACCCTCAGTCTGGATTCTTGCTGGATCACTACTCGGCCCTCGAAACGATGTTTGCCAGCCGCCAGCGCTTGCGCGCAGAGATCGGGCGGGTCTCGATGATCCTGACCGTGTCCCCGATGCGGGCCTCGTTGCCCTCGTCGTGCACCATGAACTTCTTGGAGCGGCGCACGCGCTTCTTGTACTTCGGATGGCGCACCAGCGCCTCCACCGCGACCGTAACGGTCTTCTCCGGGGCGTCGGAAACGACCAGGCCGACCCGTTCCTTGCGGCGGTTGCGCTCGGTGTCGTGCTGGATCTGGCCCTCGTCCTGGTCGAGCGCCGGGCCCTTGGCCGGACCGAGGTCCAGGCCGGCCTCTACGGCCTCGCCGCTCTCGGCGCCCTCTA carries:
- the secY gene encoding preprotein translocase subunit SecY, producing MLGSLANAWKVPELRQRLLFTAMILALYRLGAYIPLPGIDPTVLSGAGPGGNSAVAGLFGAFTGGAFNNFAIFSLGIMPYITAAIVMQLMTVAIPRLQELSKEGEAGQQKITQYTRYFTLALALIQSTAMVFYFRAPAGGSALAGAGVLDLVVVIFTLTTGVMLTMWMGELISQRGLGNGISLIITASILSQAPFAIRSLIENGSILVMVILALLAVMIIAAIVFVNEGQRRIPITYAKRQVGRRMSQGGTTYLPLKVNMAGVIPIIFASSLLLFPVILAEFAGGGNPDSFLSRLAGFFDTDGAPYLFLYALLIIMFTYFYTAVQFNPVEHADNLKKSGGYVPGIRPGQQTALYLNNVLTRITLFGAVFLALVAIVPYIISPLLGLGQTILLGGTSMLIVVGVSLDTVRQLESQLMMRNYEGFLKKR
- the rplO gene encoding 50S ribosomal protein L15, with amino-acid sequence MRLNDISPAPGSTRGRKRVGRGTGSGHGKTSGRGHKGAGSRSGASTHAAYEGGQMPLQRRLPRLKGEARGRHTVARPVNYAPVNISDLEGVSGDTIGPDELRAAGLVRKKAKLVKILGNGEIGRAVTVRAHAFSETAKGKIEAGGGSVEVLER
- the rpmD gene encoding 50S ribosomal protein L30 gives rise to the protein MSPLKVTQMKSVIGQKGDQKRTVKALGLKRIRHSRVHGDTPQIRGMLHKVRHLVHVEEVDE
- the rpsE gene encoding 30S ribosomal protein S5, producing MGRGRGNNRGGAPGGPGRGGGPAGPGGQGGRGGGPGGRGGRDNRGGGGRGGRGQRDSEFQDRVVEIRRVAKVVKGGRRFNFSALVVVGDGKGRVGAGLGKANTVPAAIQKGQERAKRNMFQVAMRNTTIPHEVIGKFESSDVLLKPASEGTGVIAGGGVRAVLELAGIKDVLTKALGSTTSVNLVQATVEGLQRLRTKADIEQARGVKITS
- the rplR gene encoding 50S ribosomal protein L18 codes for the protein MAVLQKRAHREKRRKRVRRKLAGTANRPRLSVYRSNVNIYAQLIDDDAARTLAAADSREVGEAENRTDAARKVGELIARKAKEAGIEVAVFDRGGNKYHGRVAALAEGAREAGLKL
- the rplF gene encoding 50S ribosomal protein L6, which codes for MSRIGRAPVEVPNGVNVELSDRSIKVTGPRGELTVPIGRGVRVEQEDGNLVVQRNSDAPPDRAMHGLTRSLLHNAVTGVTDGFTRTLNIAGVGYRAALQGRDVNLQVGYSHPVAIAPREGIEFEVPNATTIIVRGNDKQQVGQMAAEIRKVRPPEPYKGKGIRYSDEQVRRKVGKAG
- the rpsH gene encoding 30S ribosomal protein S8 codes for the protein MTVTDPIADFLTRIRNAHMAKQEVVRIPHSKMKAEIARILQQEGYVQEVSEQGAGVDKRLVISLKYGPDGRRGITGLRRMSRPGRRVYRKQTNIPRVLDGLGVAILSTSQGVLTDHQARRQGIGGEVLCFVY
- a CDS encoding type Z 30S ribosomal protein S14, with the protein product MTRKALLAKQQKPQKFKVREYNRCQRCGRAHGYYRKFGLCRICLRELAHEGKIPGVTKASW
- the rplE gene encoding 50S ribosomal protein L5; this translates as MARLKDKYREEIAPALKERFEIENPMRIPGLEKIVVNMGVGEAVVNSRAMDGAMEDLAKITGQKPQLRRARKSIAGFKIREGMPVGARVTLRNERMWEFLDRFISVALPRVRDFRGINPNSFDGRGNYAIGLREQVIFPEISYDAIDATRGLDVAVVTTTESDEEARELLRLLGMPFRES
- the rplX gene encoding 50S ribosomal protein L24 codes for the protein MGLKIKRGDTVVVISGKEKGKRGEVKEVQPKKNRLVVEGVNERTRHARPSQNNQQGLFTFDAPIDISNVMLVDPGSGEPTKVGYRFTDSGEKIRVARKTGRDIDG
- the rplN gene encoding 50S ribosomal protein L14; the protein is MIQQESRLRVADNTGARSILTIRVLGGSKRRNAGVGDVIVATVKEATPGGAVKKGEVVRAVVVRTKKETRRDDGSYIRFGENAGVIINQDGAPRGTRIFGPVARELREKGYTRIISLAPEVL
- the rpsQ gene encoding 30S ribosomal protein S17; translation: MTEEEKNQNGAPEGTPEGATEERPPETPQDLIEGAESGEAVEAGLDLGPAKGPALDQDEGQIQHDTERNRRKERVGLVVSDAPEKTVTVAVEALVRHPKYKKRVRRSKKFMVHDEGNEARIGDTVRIIETRPISARKRWRLANIVSRAE